A window from Catalinimonas alkaloidigena encodes these proteins:
- a CDS encoding sterol desaturase family protein — protein sequence MKQDLYNSTTQRGPFMTFLRDFTKVNAPLVISVVFVIALALLVYSFLQISVLATLGLFLFGWLSFTLAEYLMHRYLYHIPTPTPRHEQVQFVLHGAHHVTPRDKERLALPLPLVLILSAVLVGLSWWLVGAYAFAWTAGFTLGYGLYLTVHYTVHTYRPPNNLFRYLWIHHSIHHYKDDERAFGVSSPLWDWVFGTMPLRDSVASSRKIQEV from the coding sequence ATGAAACAAGACCTGTATAATTCTACGACGCAGCGCGGTCCGTTCATGACCTTCTTACGCGATTTCACCAAAGTGAACGCGCCACTGGTCATTTCCGTCGTGTTTGTTATTGCTCTGGCGCTTCTGGTCTACAGCTTTCTCCAGATTTCGGTGCTGGCGACGCTGGGATTATTCTTGTTCGGGTGGCTCTCGTTCACCCTGGCCGAATACCTGATGCACCGCTACCTGTACCATATTCCCACGCCTACGCCCCGCCACGAACAGGTTCAGTTCGTATTGCACGGTGCCCATCACGTCACGCCCCGCGACAAAGAGCGGCTGGCCCTGCCCCTACCGCTCGTGCTGATTCTGTCTGCGGTGCTGGTGGGACTTTCCTGGTGGCTGGTCGGTGCCTATGCCTTCGCCTGGACGGCGGGCTTCACGTTGGGCTACGGCCTGTACCTTACGGTGCACTACACGGTACACACCTACCGGCCACCGAACAACCTGTTCCGGTATCTGTGGATTCATCACAGCATCCACCATTACAAAGACGACGAACGCGCCTTCGGGGTCTCGTCGCCGTTGTGGGACTGGGTCTTCGGGACCATGCCCCTGCGCGACAGCGTGGCGTCGTCGCGCAAGATTCAGGAGGTATAA